tctctccaatttctatctgagttgttctagaaccttgtcctacttccatttctatatccttagaatattcctcaaactgtttttccatttgcctagaatctttcttgacTTCAGTTTCTATTTCTTGCTGtttggaattttctttgattacaattccttttccttttcctaaagggttgtttattttaggaagtttcggagctggctttttcctacggatacgactaccccatacataattctttcttttctttcgttttggctttgtcaaggGTGGAGccttgaattctacaggttggtccacatcagcaaagtatccagtgaaatcttgggaaacttctacattcaccgggtaaagatcgaggttctgaaaggcttcagatatctcattcatgctgtgtagcatatatgcaaaatgcacaaaatactaagttaaaactttggaacaaagtttaacaaataaacatcaaagttttattgcacactatttgtacaaaatacaggaaagaacacactcggatttatttatttatttactgggaagtgctattactagacttagggttttttaaagatttgcatgttctgctactgtagctagcatatacaaatttgcccatttctcatctagcttgtcttcccaggGTGATTTATTAAGtaattcctgggtttcctttttaatcctcttttctcggatttgctctttacttttcttaataatcatactcctttttctaggagaaagcggtttctcatattgtgcttttcgcacaaatattccttcttcaggaattgtagggagttttgaagatgaacttccctcttcatagattgacctatctaatttaagatagatatcttgtaGCTTTttcttacccatactgtaactaacaaataatcagtttaataaaacacataatcacataatagtaatcaggaaaaaattaagtatctctaaatacttaattagcttaactcagtggctctgataccacctcatttctgtcacggcccccgacccggtttgacccgtttcaggagccgcgggacagaaatcccgtgacctttaattatgtgattttagcagcggaattttatcatcaggatcgttttaaagcttaaaaacttttcccgattattttatttcacaactcgggataaattcccggtaatttacaataacatggtTTTACTGAGAAATCCTTATTTTTACAAagcatatttctttattttataatgagccattattttaagcctgcactgcttctcagcacttttcctgaattacaatagatcacctgaaacatgtttgaaaaagattttgtcagcggggaaatactgagtgaatcattcattttactaaaacgacacatttgttataatttacagtattaagagtttttacatatgtttcagatatcaaccaactacccaaagtatttgtcactcgaccgtatctgtgactgtggtcatatcaccattggctgccccaatgaatgacgtatatcacttaattttaggttcgcccacctaatgtgattaaaacagtagtaatgtgcacaataccccacatactggctgtaatttggtgattacataaacttaatcattgtaattataattctgaaaataatttggagtattgtaaaacatttgataaaaagagaatgactcacattgcagatttaacacgggcaGAATATggatttagccttgttaacctaatttaataataatgcacacaaaaccgggttagtaatcaatacagcagttacgataactcacgagatcaaattctcacaacgaacgacaaagtgcgatacttaaacatccatcgatttagcGACGAACGAGAAAGTATCACCCtgatgtgggcggcacttaaacattcattggatatattgatcagtcggaaaatgaatcgtaatagcgattgagtgattaccctgttttgcggcagcaatttGATACTAAGGTGTGTGTTTTGTGACTGTTCTTGCTATATCTTGACGTCTACAGAGAATTTGTGCGTCGTATTAACAACAGAAGGCAAGTGCCAATgtatgctatttatagtgatttttggacaggcttacggaccgtatggcatttccccttacggtccgtaaggggtgcagtcTAATTACGTAGACTAGCTGGaaacgggactagcttgcatgaatcatcTAAAAATCGAAATTCAATCTGTACAACACAtttttaagataattatcaataGGGTTtaatcccccctgagttttaggggccctgatcctaattccgattgttctggaaattttagggttagtgcagaattacttgggtgtctcaattaaggttttcttattgactaattatcatcctaattatggattttgaTGAGAGTTATTACACAAAtgtttgaccaattcagattagaggtcttaaccattcagactcagtatagtgcttaaccattcagaggcaaatgtctgaaccattcagacatctgcttgtgaaacaaacagtctgaaccattaggTGCTtaaccagtaagagatctgaaccaatAAGAGctccattaagaggtaaacaaacaaccccttaatgtaattagtttttttttcaagGAAAAGGGTAAAAAGACCAAAATTTCTCATGTGAGAGGCATATGGTTAAACTTAATGTCAAAATTTAACCAAGTTAAGCCATAAGGACGCTGTCAGATGAAAAATAGTTACATAATGAACAACCAGTGTAATTTTCGTAGTTAAAGAACAATATCTGAAAATTTATTAAAACTTAAAGGACCTAAGGTTATGTATTTGAGAGTAGGGTGACACAGATGCATCACACATTTCATTCcatttagagaaaaatgcccggatagtccctgtggtttgctcatttttcacttttagtccctaactttctaaaaatacaactatagtccccaacttttgcaatttcagtcccggatagtccctggtatggatgggggttagtttttgatgttaagtggatgtgaaatgatcAAAATACCCCTAGTGTTAAATTAATACCTAAAAAGgtaaaaagaaatataattaatattaaataatttatgTGGGACCCACCACCAACCCCacccacttcatcttccccacttTATCTTCCTCAatcttcaccaccaccaccatatcgacctttcaccaccaccaacatccaCACATGTTACCATGTGCACACCAAGATTCTACCCGCTTTGAGCAATGATGAAAACATCCCTACTGCTGAATCCTTTGTGAAAAAAACCAAGATACGTTCTTTGGGCAACCGGGAAGCCGTGAGAAAGTACCATGAAAAAAAGAAAGTGCGAGCAGCTTCATTGGAAGATGAAGTGGTTAGATTAAGGGCATTGAATCAACAGTTAATGAAGAGGATTCAAAGTCAGATCGGGTTAGAATCAGAAGTAAGGATACTCAAGTGTTTGCTTGTGGACATTAAAAGGAGAATCGATGGAAAAATCTGGTCCTTTCCTTATCAGAAATAACATCAGGCTGATCAGAGTGTTGTTAATCCGAATTTAGCAGGTAGGTTCTTGCTAAATCCGTGTTATATGCAACGAAGTGCATCGATGGACCCTGGTTTCGATGTAAATGACTGTGATTCTAAGGTTCTGAAGTGTTTGCACATGGTAACATGTGTGGATGACTGTGGTTGGTGGATGTTGGTGGTGGTcaaaggtggagatggtggtgctGGTGAAGAGTGAGTAAGATGAAGTGGGGAAGATAAAGTGGGTGAGGTTGGTGGTGGGTCCCACATCAATTATTTAATATTaactatattttttttaactttttaggTATTAATTTAACactaggggtattttggtcatttcacatccacttaacaccaaaaactaacccccatccacgccagggactatccgggaacgaaattgcaaaagttggagactatagctgtaattttagaaagttaaaaactaaagatgaaaaattggcaaaccacagggactatcagGCATTTTTGTCTTTCATATAATTATAAACTAGTAATTAGACCCGCGCGTATTGCAGCGCGAGTACATTGCAAACACCGAATAGATTAGTCGAAGCGTTATGTAATGCGTTAAACATATGAAAACGCAGATTTTGACGTATCCAATTTAACTCAATAGCATTGTAGCCGGATAAAAATGTAAAGTATATCGTATTTATATGTGACCCGACTTATACACAAGAAACAGACAAAAAAGCATAAAATGTGTATCAAGGGAAAACTAACATGTGTAACCAAAAGTGATATTCATATCAACGAAAAAAATTATACCCTTAGCGTGTTGCGGTGGGGTCGAAACGTAGAATTAGAAACATAAATAAAACAAtcaaaaaacatattatatttgacctgacttgttCCCCAAAAAAGGTTACATCGAAACGTataccaactcgaatttataccgacacataAATTTTAATATTCATAATACAACCCGCGGGCGATACGTCGTGGGTACGTTGCAAATAGATTAGTCCAAGCACTATGTCATGCGCAAATCAAATGAAAGCGCATGTCTTGACGTACTTTGTTCAACTCAATGTATAGTTGAATCCAAACATTTAGTTCTTTAAAAAAGAAATTAGCGAAcgaaaataattaaaaacaataaGTAAAAAATGTATATTATATATGGTACAATGATAAAGTTAAAACATTATAAATTTTTTAGATTAAACCTCAATGGTCTAATATTGCATTGTAATTGAAGTTTAACTTGGAAAGGAAAAGTACTCAAAACACAATTTAACAAAGCTAAAAGCAAAGGGCCAAAATGTATTTTAGTCAAAGCATGGGTGAAAAATTGAAGTTTAACTTGGAAGCCTTGAaacggcttcgtagtaagccttgaaatgctcgagcttgggccgtagctcgcgccatttatgttggcacgcgttgaggttgtggcggttGTTACCGACGTTACGTCGGTAGGCCGCGAATGCTTCCGTccaatattttgtttggcccgGTGGCCGCCCCTTCATAGCGTCGACGACGCTAGTGACGAGTGCCATTTCTTCTTCACGGGTCCAGGATGCCATAGCGGTgttgggttcgtgggatgggggggggggggaccaGTGAGGTAGCGGGTTCAAGAATGGGTAGCTGGTGGGGTTTCGGTTCATAGGATGGGGGGACCAGTGGGTTGAGGGTTACAAATATATAGAGGATGTTGAGAGACCGGGGTGGCGGTTTGGTGGTATGGGGAGACCGTttgaatttttaaattcaaaatttgaattagCCGCCTGATGTGGCGGGGTGAACCAATGAAATACCGCCAGCTCGCTTGGCCAttccgccccacgcccggcttgaaagccaagccccaagagaccacgccccaacccaagcctaCCCGGAGTGATGGCTTAGGCGTTTACCCAAACCAAGCCCCATACCTCACGACCTTACTAAAGTAATATGGAAAAAAAGAAAATATTGGGCTGGTAAAAGATAATATTTAAAACAAGAAAAGCAAAAAATAAACAATTCCACCTCCTTCCAACGTCCATATCCCTTAAACCCTCACATTCCGGGAATCGGAAAACCAGAATCCATTCGCCTGAAAACCAGAAACTACACTCCAAAACAGCTGTATGTCATGCACCTGTTACATTAACTTTCATCAGCACCTGCCAACCAAACAATTTCCTCTACATTTATTTTCTTCAAAAATGACCCTTAGGGTTTTTCATCCACTTTTACAAATTCTAGGGTTTTGTTACTATCACTTCTCATAGGTTTGTACACTTAACTCGTTGCTCATTTTGATTTTCACCTCTGTTTGTTTGATGCATTTTCATTTAATGTTTTCAGGAGTTTATATTTGGTGTTTCTCATTAACTGCTGTTGTGAGGTATGTGTGGTCAAACTTTTATgtatttgtaatttttttttttttttttggggggggggggggggggatatgaTTTTCCATAAATACCCTGCACATATTCTGTTATTTGTTTGCCACTTGCACTGTTCCATTGGGTGGTTATGAAATTATGTTATCATTTGTGTTAGTAAGGAAAGATATACCATATCTTAATCATaatcaaaagaaatattttagGTATAAATGAATAATATGATTATGTTAAATATTTTATGTAACACTTGAGTAACCAAAAATTTATAGCCCTATGAATTGTTTCTTTTGGTGTTTGTTATTTGTTAACCGAATATCGTATCTGTTTGTTTATTAAGATGTCTATAGCGATGATCATATTAAGATTTAATTGGTAAACACTATTAGATTGTAACATTTCATTGTGCATAATAATtgtctaaggggctgtttggcaacttctgaatagttaagtgctgaaccaataaaatgtctgaaccattaagtgctgaattagtaagaggtctgaaccatagTCACATGGAACGCGGTACGCGGTATGAAAACGGGTACGCAATTCGGGCCTTTCTAAAAATCGGTacgtttggggggggggggggtaggttcaTTTGGGAACGCTAATTCGGCAACGGTCCAAATTAGCGATCCGGTACGTGTACCGGAGGCGATTGGGACGACTCTGTACCGCGATCTGGTACGCGATACAAGGGTCTTTTAGCGTTTCTTGTGACTatggtctgaaccattaagagctagtacaatgcttaaccgttcagaggcaaatgtctgacaaaTTCATATCAGAGGTCTTAACTATTCAGattcagtataatgcttaacc
This is a stretch of genomic DNA from Helianthus annuus cultivar XRQ/B chromosome 16, HanXRQr2.0-SUNRISE, whole genome shotgun sequence. It encodes these proteins:
- the LOC110920370 gene encoding basic leucine zipper 23, encoding MWDPPPTPPTSSSPLYLPQSSPPPPYRPFTTTNIHTCYHVHTKILPALSNDENIPTAESFVKKTKIRSLGNREAVRKYHEKKKVRAASLEDEVVRLRALNQQLMKRIQSQIGLESEADQSVVNPNLAGRFLLNPCYMQRSASMDPGFDVNDCDSKVLKCLHMVTCVDDCGWWMLVVVKGGDGGAGEEY